A window of Eucalyptus grandis isolate ANBG69807.140 chromosome 4, ASM1654582v1, whole genome shotgun sequence genomic DNA:
ATTCCTCAGTCAATTCGTAATACCCTCAAAATCAAGGATGTATAACAAAactaacaatatatagaaaagagATCAATTGAAAAAGTCCACAATGCCAAGCACAACATAAAGGCTGAAGGAAAGTAATACTATGataaaaaatttgtgaaagGAAGCACGGACTACCTCCTCTGGCGACACCCCCGCATCTTCAAGGCTCCTCTCAATGCAAGAGGAAACACCAAGTCCATCAGCCCTTGGATCAGTCATGTGATAAGCATCACAGTTAACTGCACCTCCCAAATACTCAGCAATAATTGGTGCACCTCTTTTCATTGCGTGCTCCAAGCTCTCCAATACCTGGACAAGGAATTAAAGTCTTGACAAACAAGTCCAGGAAAAGTATTTGCTTTGGACATAGTCTGATACCAATAGTGAAAGCTGATACAGTTGACATGCACACAAACATAAAAGTGCgcgcatgagagagagagagagatgaaacaAGGAATCCTAATGCACAGTGAAAAACAAATGAACACAGGGATtcctaagaaaattaaaaggggCGAATCACCAATTACATATTCCTCCCATATGGACGTCATACAAGTGCTTTTATtgtaaaacaaaaaggaaaagacataTATGAAGAAAAGGAGACAAAAAAACACATGCATATTGTGATGCTTCTCTGAAACTAAAAAGTAAATGATCTAGCATAATCAATTGTTCCACACCATATTTAACAGCATCTAATTCTAACAATAAGCACTTTTAGTAGTAGTTCGTGTCTTTTTGCAGACTGCTACGATACAAACTGAAGCGCTTTTCattaaggaagaaaaaacacTCAAAGCAGTATAGACAATATGGAAAATTAGAGTATATACTAAAGCTTACCAAAAGTCCTGCTCCTTCACCCATGACAAAACCATCGCGATCTTTATCCCAAGGCCTTGATGCAGTTTGTGGATCATCATTTCTCTGAGACAAGGCTCTGCACGCAACGAAACCACCCAAGCCAATGGGAATAATGGCAGCTTCAGTTCCACCAGCAATCATCAGATCAGCCTCACCCCGACGGATGTGATTGGCAGCAGCATAAAAGCAATAGTTGGAAGTGGCACATGCAGTTGAGATGGAATAATTTGGCCCCATGAAACCAAGTTCAATGGCAATTAAGGCAGATCCCATATTTGTTATGGCATAAGGAATAAAGAAGGGGGTTATCTTCCTGTGACCTTTCTCAATTAGATTCTGTACTCCATCGGAGAATACAGTCAAACCACCCATACCCGTCCCAACAAGTACACCGGCTCGCTCCTTTTCGATCTGCAAAGAATAATTTCAGCAGTTTAGTAATTTTGTCATTTAAAAGGAACACTGCCCATTAAGAACAAGGTACTATTCCTGGACACAGGCTTAACATTGCAACATCAGAATTACTGCCTCCAAAGCCAAGAAAAGCTACTTAGGAGGAAATGCAACAAATAAAATCGCTGTAATCTGCACACAGAACTTGCAATGGTCACATTCTTTCATCCTCTAGGGCCAAAAAACAAATTATTCAACAGAAATAGTGGGTTTGGCAAATTTATCTCCCACAACATAAAGACTATGAGAGAAGTACAAGAAAATGTTTAGGCCCTTCCCTCAGACATCCATGCTCATCTCTCTTTGCCTTCATAACTGCTTGAAGCAGTGGGCTTTGTTTAGGAGGCTAACaagtgaaaaataagaaaaatacccGAAAGATCAAATTTCCCGTCCTCTCCCTCtccaaaaatttaatattattctATATTTTCCACACCAATTTCCATTCCCCGCATTTTCCCTCGCTTCCCAAACACAGCAGAGGAGAAATCCAAATAGCAGAAACTGCAGGTCCAGTGTGATACCaataaaatgaatttctattcttaacaattatattcaataaacATCAAATCAATGTACTCGAGTATGTGAGATCATATTTATACTTCAGGGGCATCATTTTCAACAGAGGAAGTGTACATCGGAGGATGCAAGGGATTTGACGTTGTTGTTCTAACATTGCAATTGATGCATTGGTCTTTGCAAAACACGAGGCAGACAAATGTGTGTTAATGAATAAACCAGATGATCTGGGCTACAATTTAGACATGAAACAGTCAAGGAACTTGAGCATTAAGCGAAACACAGTTGATGCAGTTACAAACATTGTAAAAAAggaagacaaaataaattaaaaggaaatGACTTTTGAATCTAAACCAGGAAAAATTCATAGCCTAAGGGAAGGCAAAAGAATTCATGTTATAAAGAGGTTTTCCGAAGGAAAAACAAGGTTGAACAGTTGGTATAAACTGAGACAAACTGTTCTTCCTAGAAAGGAACAAGGGAAAAAGATGTCCCCGGTACCTAGGTGCAAAATAGCCACGAGAAAGAGCAGACCCCAAAGTCTCAAACTTCCATTCTAAAAGTCACTTACAATGCTTGATCAACTTTTAAAGCACTATGATTGCAATGCCAGCAAACGTGGTACACCCTTGTCTACAAATTTTACTACCAGTATCCATTTACTCATCAGAGAACTCACTCGATCTTCCAGGAGTTAGCTCAACTAGGAAGACAATGAAAAATGAAACAGTAAATAAACGATCTCTACATCAGAACAGGACACAAAGAACATCCAATTAACTTCCACCATGCCAGCTTAAGAAATGGGTAACTACAGATTACCGTTGGCTTGACATTCATTCATTACGCACTGAGCTCAAAGCTAAAAACAAAGGACGCTGCTTCATTAAAACATTGAGCAATCTGATATCATTCAGATCCAATATCAATGATGCCACGCAGATTAAAAGATGATCCCACCATGCAATTACAGCAGCAGAAAAACGAAATCAAAAGCCCAGAGCCACAAAACCTTGGAGAGCCTATCGCCGCCGAGATCAGCATGCTCGAGCGCCTTCTTGCCGGCGACAATGCAGTAGCGCAAGCAATCGTCGAGCCGCCGGTCGTTCTTCCCGTCGATGTACCCCTGCGACGAGAACCCGCGGATCTGCCCGGCGAAGCGAGTGGGGAACTTGGAGGCGTCGAAGCGGTCGATCGGGCCGATCCCGCTCTCCCCGGCGAGCAGCTTCTCGTAGTAGGCGTCGACGTCGTTGCCGAAGACGGAGACGAGCCCAGTCCCGGTGACGACGACCCGCTTCCTGGGGTCCGTCTCCCGCTTCGGCGCGGACACgccggcggctgcggcggcccGGACGACGGCtgggacggcgacggcgacgcgcccgtggggcgggcggcggcggcggggggcggcGCGGAGCCGGTCGAGGGGGGAGACGCGGAGGGACGGGGAGTGGAGGGACTGCatggcggagagagagagagagagagagagaatggcggTGGCGATGATAacgaggagggagaggagggagggacgAGAGGGAGAAGAGGGAGAACGAGGATTTAAGAAACAGCGGGTGCTGTACCAAGGTCCTGTCCTGTCTTTAGTTGTTGTGGAAATGAgattggggagagagagagagagagagattgatttaTGAAGGTGAGACATGTTTGTTCATGGCGTTGGACCAACCTGTGCTGGTGGGACATGTTTGGTTACTCTTGCGTGCATTGAATAGACGGCATGGCTCGACTCGAAACTCAAAACTAGACCTGATCGATGGATAGGTCGATAGACATGGCGGGCCGAGAGGAAGCCGAGCCGAGGTCGATGGAGATAGCTAGGCCGAATGAGTAGCTCAATTCATCATGATTAGTCGTTAAATTTGGTACATGTATTAAAGCGGATCCGAACTGTTGTATTTGATGGGATCCGCAATTTTTCAATGGTTTAAATTCAGTTCGGTACATATACTTAATTCGTGCAATGATTTTTTCTAATCAAGATTGTTCATGTATGGCCTCGAGAGAAAGTAAAATATCCACTTTATGTTGTTTTAACTTCAAGATAGCCTTGTTCTATAGGAAACTTTCAATTTAGGTTCGGTTCCTTGAAAGTGAGAGGAGTTGTTGGAAGAAAAGGTGGTCCAAGTGCAAAAATAGTCATGAGTTTCCTAGCAAAATCctactaaaaatcctaaatttttcatgga
This region includes:
- the LOC104440798 gene encoding 3-oxoacyl-[acyl-carrier-protein] synthase I, chloroplastic produces the protein MQSLHSPSLRVSPLDRLRAAPRRRRPPHGRVAVAVPAVVRAAAAAGVSAPKRETDPRKRVVVTGTGLVSVFGNDVDAYYEKLLAGESGIGPIDRFDASKFPTRFAGQIRGFSSQGYIDGKNDRRLDDCLRYCIVAGKKALEHADLGGDRLSKIEKERAGVLVGTGMGGLTVFSDGVQNLIEKGHRKITPFFIPYAITNMGSALIAIELGFMGPNYSISTACATSNYCFYAAANHIRRGEADLMIAGGTEAAIIPIGLGGFVACRALSQRNDDPQTASRPWDKDRDGFVMGEGAGLLVLESLEHAMKRGAPIIAEYLGGAVNCDAYHMTDPRADGLGVSSCIERSLEDAGVSPEEVNYINAHATSTLAGDLAEINAIKKVFKNTSEIKINATKSMIGHCLGAAGGLEAIATVKAITTGWLHPSINQFNPEPSVDFDTVANKKQQHEVNVAISNSFGFGGHNSVVAFSAFKP